A stretch of Hypomesus transpacificus isolate Combined female chromosome 7, fHypTra1, whole genome shotgun sequence DNA encodes these proteins:
- the fxn gene encoding frataxin, mitochondrial, with the protein MLRLASKRLCFHHLFRHRRSQTRTPQKTMSVPGTRCLSTQQLWTRLADTTVVPSSDLLSLEVFDTRLVRGERRRDIHTTGLTKAEAVHTSDLSEAQYEKLADETLDALADYFEDLGDKPLTGSEFDVVFSSGVLTVMLGGEHGTYVINKQTPNKQIWLSSPSSGPKRYDWTGERWIYSHDSVSLHQLLAEEFSLIYHLEVDLSHLPHS; encoded by the exons ATGCTAAGGTTGGCAAGTAAAAGACTATGTTTTCATCACCTTTTTCGCCACCGGCGAAGTCAAACTAGAACACCTCAGAAAACGATGTCTGTACCAGGGACCAGGTGTCTGTCAACTCAG CAACTGTGGACCCGTCTCGCAGACACAACGGTGGTACCGTCTAGCGACCTGCTCTCCCTAGAG GTGTTTGATACCAGACTGGTCAGAGGTGAGCGAAGGCGGGATATACACACCACAGGTCTGACAAAGGCGGAGGCTGTGCACACCAG TGATTTAAGTGAGGCGCAGTATGAGAAACTGGCTGACGAGACGTTGGACGCGCTAGCAGACTACTTTGAGGATCTGGGTGACAAACCGCTCACAGGCTCGGAGTTCGACGTTGTGTTCTCT AGTGGCGTTCTGACTGTGATGCTTGGAGGGGAGCATGGGACCTACGTCATCAACAAGCAAACCCCCAACAAACAGATctggctctcctccccttccag tggGCCGAAGCGTTATGACTGGACAGGTGAGCGGTGGATATACTCTCACGACTCCGTGAGTCTTCACCAGCTGCTGGCGGAGGAGTTCTCCCTCATCTACCACCTGGAAGTGGACCTGTCTCACCTACCCCACTCCTGA